The following proteins come from a genomic window of Alkalinema sp. FACHB-956:
- a CDS encoding DUF3181 family protein yields MARNSSQAIESLAAEIGENIYIDIAKWHLYLAEAKLHTVLAEQLFPLLESGRVDESAVTQVLQQISVKVGGGKRELPLSDLLPMQCQVNLLDLLEEFQRNL; encoded by the coding sequence ATGGCACGCAATTCATCGCAGGCGATCGAATCCCTTGCTGCGGAGATTGGTGAAAATATTTACATCGATATCGCCAAGTGGCACCTTTACCTAGCAGAGGCTAAGTTGCATACCGTGTTGGCGGAGCAACTGTTTCCCCTTCTGGAAAGCGGTAGGGTGGATGAAAGTGCAGTCACCCAGGTTTTGCAGCAAATTTCTGTGAAGGTCGGTGGGGGCAAGCGGGAACTGCCCTTGAGCGATCTGTTGCCGATGCAATGCCAGGTAAATTTGCTCGATCTGCTGGA
- the ribD gene encoding bifunctional diaminohydroxyphosphoribosylaminopyrimidine deaminase/5-amino-6-(5-phosphoribosylamino)uracil reductase RibD, producing MSSRNLSPEFPPSEFNDIDRQYLQRCLDLAKQALGKTAPNPLVGSVIVKHGVVVGEGFHPRAGDPHAEVFALRQAGDQAQGATLYVNLEPCSHFGRTPPCADAIVAAGLHRVVIGMEDPNPQVAGRGIAKLREAGIEVVVGVEAAACQELNEAFAHRILHHQPFGILKYAMTIDGKIATTTGHSAWITGPAARQKVHQLRSACDAVIIGGNTVRQDNPNLTTHGLTDHNPLRVVMSRTLDLPTIANLWQTDIAPTLVFTQIGANPEVNDKLQAQGVEVIALADLSPAAVMQNLYDRGCMQVLWECGGTLAARAIADRAVQKVWAFIAPKIIGGVNAPTPVGDLGFQAMTQALQLEKLRLQSIDTDWLIEGYVKF from the coding sequence ATGTCTAGTCGTAATCTATCTCCTGAGTTCCCGCCATCTGAGTTTAATGACATCGATCGACAATATCTCCAACGGTGCTTAGACCTTGCCAAACAAGCCTTGGGAAAAACCGCACCTAACCCTCTCGTGGGTTCTGTCATTGTCAAGCACGGAGTGGTGGTGGGGGAAGGGTTTCATCCACGGGCGGGAGACCCCCATGCTGAAGTCTTTGCCCTGCGACAGGCGGGAGACCAAGCCCAGGGAGCGACGCTCTACGTTAATTTGGAACCCTGTAGCCATTTTGGTCGGACACCGCCCTGTGCCGATGCGATCGTGGCGGCAGGATTGCATCGGGTGGTGATTGGCATGGAAGATCCCAACCCCCAGGTGGCGGGACGGGGCATTGCCAAGCTGCGAGAGGCGGGCATTGAAGTCGTTGTGGGGGTGGAAGCTGCCGCCTGCCAGGAATTGAACGAAGCGTTTGCGCATCGTATTTTGCACCATCAGCCCTTTGGGATTTTGAAGTATGCCATGACGATCGATGGCAAAATTGCCACCACGACGGGGCACAGTGCTTGGATTACGGGGCCAGCCGCACGGCAAAAAGTCCATCAACTGCGATCGGCCTGTGATGCGGTCATTATCGGCGGCAACACCGTTCGTCAAGATAATCCCAACCTGACCACCCACGGCCTCACGGATCACAATCCCCTGCGCGTGGTGATGAGTCGCACCTTGGATCTGCCGACGATCGCCAATTTGTGGCAGACGGACATCGCTCCTACCCTGGTCTTTACCCAAATTGGCGCAAATCCTGAGGTCAATGACAAACTACAAGCCCAGGGCGTAGAAGTGATTGCCCTAGCGGACTTAAGCCCCGCCGCAGTCATGCAAAATTTGTACGATCGGGGTTGTATGCAGGTGTTGTGGGAATGTGGTGGCACCTTGGCGGCACGGGCGATCGCCGATCGGGCTGTCCAAAAAGTCTGGGCCTTCATTGCCCCCAAAATCATTGGCGGCGTCAATGCACCGACCCCCGTGGGCGATTTGGGCTTCCAAGCAATGACCCAAGCGCTACAACTGGAAAAACTGCGACTACAATCAATTGACACCGATTGGTTGATTGAAGGATATGTTAAATTCTAG
- a CDS encoding 2TM domain-containing protein, producing MPPRWSRVPTRQDPEYRKLDDRVTFATHVAGFLAVNSGVWFVRQVQYADWPWTLWLTGLWGLVLVGHGVYVFTIADYSDAPKDS from the coding sequence ATGCCTCCCCGTTGGTCTCGTGTTCCCACTCGTCAAGATCCGGAGTATCGCAAGCTCGACGATCGTGTGACGTTTGCCACCCATGTTGCTGGCTTTCTTGCGGTGAATTCTGGCGTATGGTTTGTGCGACAGGTGCAGTATGCCGATTGGCCTTGGACACTTTGGCTGACGGGCCTATGGGGTTTAGTTTTAGTCGGCCATGGTGTTTACGTGTTTACGATCGCCGACTACAGCGATGCTCCTAAGGATTCCTAA